The Clostridioides sp. ES-S-0010-02 genome window below encodes:
- a CDS encoding MarR family transcriptional regulator produces MSDKELSILLLESMNNFHNLIKIINNERYKKGKVLTERQFFALVSIRKHNKMELKNLSRDLHVSTSSLCILLNKLVEQDYVYREEDSRDRRNTFYGITESGEKILDDEILKFISIISDKMNCLDVKNKDKLFDSLEDSRNIIEQLF; encoded by the coding sequence ATGAGTGATAAAGAGTTATCTATTTTGTTGTTGGAAAGTATGAATAACTTTCATAATTTAATAAAGATTATTAATAATGAAAGATATAAAAAAGGTAAAGTACTTACAGAAAGGCAATTTTTTGCTTTAGTAAGTATAAGAAAGCATAATAAAATGGAACTTAAAAATTTAAGTAGAGACTTACATGTATCTACTTCTAGTTTGTGTATATTGCTTAATAAGCTAGTTGAGCAAGACTATGTATATAGAGAAGAAGATAGTAGAGATAGACGAAATACTTTTTATGGAATAACTGAAAGTGGAGAAAAAATATTAGATGATGAAATATTAAAATTTATATCTATAATAAGTGATAAAATGAACTGTTTAGATGTAAAAAACAAAGATAAATTATTTGATTCTTTGGAAGACTCTAGAAATATAATTGAGCAATTATTTTAA
- a CDS encoding NAD-dependent protein deacylase — MDANNLKDLISNHNNIVFFGGAGVSTESNIPDFRSSTGLFSQKLNKQFTAEQLVSHTFFVKYPEEFFEFYKDKLIYPNARPNNAHIALAKLEEMGKLKAVITQNIDGLHQMAGSKNVLELHGSVHRNYCTNCGKFFDLEAMLNLGGNIPHCDDCGSIVKPDVVLYEEALDGDVITKTISAISNADLLIIGGTSLAVYPAASFIDYYKGKYIALINKANTVYDKSASLVINRPIGEVLYEAVLRQI, encoded by the coding sequence ATGGATGCAAATAACCTAAAAGACTTAATATCTAATCATAATAATATAGTATTTTTTGGTGGAGCAGGTGTTTCAACTGAATCTAATATACCAGATTTCAGAAGCTCTACTGGACTTTTTAGTCAAAAACTCAATAAACAATTTACTGCTGAGCAATTAGTTTCACATACTTTTTTTGTTAAATATCCAGAAGAGTTCTTTGAATTCTACAAAGATAAACTGATATATCCTAATGCAAGACCTAATAATGCCCATATAGCTTTGGCAAAGCTAGAAGAAATGGGCAAACTTAAAGCTGTTATAACTCAAAATATTGATGGACTTCATCAAATGGCTGGAAGTAAGAATGTTTTAGAACTTCATGGTTCTGTACATAGAAATTACTGTACTAACTGTGGTAAATTTTTTGATTTAGAAGCTATGCTAAATCTAGGAGGTAATATTCCTCATTGTGATGATTGTGGCTCTATAGTAAAACCTGATGTAGTGCTTTATGAAGAAGCTCTTGACGGTGATGTTATTACTAAGACAATTTCTGCTATAAGTAATGCTGATTTACTGATTATAGGAGGTACATCCTTGGCTGTATATCCAGCAGCTAGTTTTATAGATTATTACAAAGGTAAATATATTGCTCTTATTAATAAGGCAAACACAGTTTATGATAAATCTGCATCTCTTGTAATTAATAGACCTATTGGAGAAGTTCTATATGAAGCTGTATTAAGACAAATATAG
- a CDS encoding DUF2000 domain-containing protein, whose product MENKNVKCVMVIDENLPMGIISNTAAVMGVTLGKYTPEIVGPDVVDKTGNNHLGIVAIPVPILKGNKEIIKNLRKKLYTPEFEGLTVVDFSDVAQGCNIYEEFTQKIATVQEDELQYFGIGIYGNKKQVNKLTGSMPLLR is encoded by the coding sequence ATGGAAAATAAAAATGTAAAATGTGTTATGGTAATAGATGAAAATTTACCAATGGGAATTATATCAAATACAGCAGCAGTAATGGGAGTTACACTAGGTAAATATACTCCAGAAATAGTAGGTCCAGATGTAGTTGACAAAACAGGTAATAATCATTTAGGAATTGTTGCTATACCTGTTCCTATCTTAAAAGGAAACAAAGAAATTATAAAGAATTTACGTAAAAAATTATACACTCCTGAATTTGAAGGATTAACTGTTGTAGATTTTTCAGATGTTGCACAAGGTTGTAATATTTATGAGGAATTCACACAAAAAATTGCCACTGTCCAAGAAGATGAACTACAGTATTTTGGTATAGGAATATATGGAAATAAAAAGCAAGTAAATAAACTTACAGGCAGTATGCCTTTACTTAGATAA
- the ytfJ gene encoding GerW family sporulation protein — translation MRATGSIQSLMETTLETIKGSIDANTIIGDPIKTDTTVVVPISKVTIGFGIGGGEYSKGYDEKDKNIEIKSEKADTNFAGGSAGAISVQPVAFVVVESGETRIMSLDSNINLVDNILSITPRVLEKIQNISQNNKNTDKNNM, via the coding sequence ATGAGAGCAACAGGTTCGATACAAAGTCTTATGGAAACAACTCTTGAAACTATTAAAGGTTCTATAGATGCAAATACTATTATAGGAGACCCTATAAAAACAGATACTACAGTAGTTGTTCCTATATCAAAAGTAACAATTGGATTTGGTATAGGTGGAGGAGAATATTCAAAAGGATATGATGAGAAAGATAAAAATATTGAAATAAAAAGTGAAAAAGCAGATACAAATTTTGCAGGAGGTAGTGCAGGAGCTATATCTGTACAACCAGTAGCATTTGTAGTAGTTGAAAGTGGAGAAACTAGAATAATGAGTTTAGATAGTAATATTAATCTAGTAGATAATATCTTGTCTATAACTCCTAGAGTATTAGAAAAAATTCAGAATATATCTCAAAATAATAAAAATACAGACAAGAATAATATGTAG
- a CDS encoding MazG-like family protein, with protein sequence MKLKTISLPELNNLDPTLESTFIKMGEEQGELAECIGKFRNLSGENNDLDEVDIIKKTAKELMDVAQTCVTMMFKLEEQYGINLDEIRKEHIKKLEKRGYIKNLDK encoded by the coding sequence ATGAAACTAAAAACTATATCTTTACCAGAACTTAATAATTTAGACCCAACACTGGAATCTACATTTATCAAAATGGGTGAAGAGCAAGGCGAACTAGCTGAATGTATAGGCAAATTCAGAAATCTAAGTGGAGAAAATAATGACTTAGATGAAGTTGATATTATAAAGAAAACTGCTAAAGAATTGATGGACGTGGCTCAAACATGTGTAACTATGATGTTTAAACTAGAAGAACAATATGGTATTAATCTTGATGAAATACGCAAAGAACATATAAAAAAACTAGAAAAAAGAGGCTACATAAAAAACCTAGATAAGTAA
- a CDS encoding D-alanyl-D-alanine carboxypeptidase has protein sequence MKKLASTALAILLAFTPLSFSFANSKDNADANQLNISSKSAILMDVGSGQILYEKDAHKKLPPASVTKVMTMLLIVEALDSGDIKLDDEVQVSETASSMGGSQIFLEPGETQKVDTLLKGIAVASANDACVAMAEHLAGSVEGFVDRMNSKAKELNMNDTHFANTNGLPVANHYTSAHDIALMSRELLKHEMISKYLTTWMDKVVVGKKQVTVGLANTNKLIKHYQGATGVKTGFTQEAKYCLSASAKRGNTHLVAATLGAETSPERFNDASSLLNYGFANYESVKLCSKGDNIATLTLDKADENKVKLVAKEDLNALIKKGSSKKFEKKIEIVKNPKMPIKKGTVLGKIKICKDKKVIGEVELINNKDINKASYLQMLQRIIDNMI, from the coding sequence ATGAAAAAATTAGCTAGTACTGCTTTGGCTATATTACTTGCATTTACTCCTTTGAGTTTTTCTTTTGCAAATAGTAAGGACAATGCTGATGCCAACCAACTAAATATATCTTCAAAATCGGCAATTTTGATGGATGTTGGTAGTGGACAAATTTTATACGAAAAGGATGCTCATAAGAAGCTTCCTCCTGCCAGTGTAACAAAGGTAATGACAATGTTACTTATTGTAGAAGCTTTGGATTCAGGTGATATTAAACTTGATGATGAAGTACAAGTGAGTGAAACTGCATCTAGTATGGGTGGTAGTCAAATATTTTTAGAACCAGGAGAAACTCAAAAGGTTGATACTTTATTAAAAGGTATAGCTGTTGCTTCTGCAAATGATGCCTGTGTAGCTATGGCTGAACACTTGGCTGGAAGTGTTGAAGGGTTTGTTGATAGGATGAATTCTAAAGCAAAGGAGCTAAATATGAATGATACTCATTTTGCAAATACAAATGGACTTCCAGTAGCAAATCACTATACATCTGCTCATGATATAGCTTTAATGTCTAGAGAATTATTAAAACATGAAATGATAAGTAAATACTTAACTACATGGATGGATAAGGTTGTAGTAGGTAAAAAACAAGTTACAGTAGGTCTTGCAAATACTAATAAGCTTATAAAGCATTATCAAGGAGCTACTGGTGTTAAAACTGGATTTACTCAAGAAGCTAAATATTGTCTATCAGCATCAGCAAAAAGAGGTAATACTCATTTAGTTGCGGCGACTTTGGGTGCAGAAACTTCTCCTGAAAGATTTAATGATGCATCTAGTCTTTTAAATTATGGATTTGCAAATTATGAAAGCGTTAAGCTGTGTAGTAAGGGAGATAATATCGCTACACTTACATTAGATAAAGCTGATGAAAATAAAGTCAAATTAGTTGCTAAAGAAGACTTAAATGCTCTTATTAAAAAAGGAAGTTCTAAAAAGTTTGAAAAGAAAATAGAAATAGTAAAAAATCCTAAAATGCCAATTAAAAAAGGTACTGTTTTAGGAAAGATAAAGATATGTAAAGATAAAAAAGTAATAGGTGAAGTAGAATTAATAAATAATAAAGATATAAATAAGGCAAGTTACCTACAAATGCTTCAAAGAATAATTGATAATATGATATAA
- a CDS encoding DUF2953 domain-containing protein yields the protein MEINELLNFKYLIIAIIFIISIIVLFLMSHINILLIADINNKDVCLKLNIKYMFDLININRQLYPAENSNNNDKKEGMKNNIDSSILLADDLLSIYRLLKKIKIHEFYSNIDFGTKNVSLTSSVYVLINTLYGNLFNIIDAEKIYLNVNPNFTKDYFLGNVRIHIRSRIKDLFHFIIMVNKVMNKNKGNYKGGDSNESNRFDTKSYGNNS from the coding sequence ATGGAGATTAATGAATTACTTAATTTTAAATACTTAATAATAGCAATAATTTTTATAATAAGTATAATTGTATTGTTTTTAATGTCTCATATAAATATCTTATTAATAGCAGATATAAACAATAAAGATGTTTGCTTAAAACTTAATATAAAATACATGTTTGATTTAATAAATATAAATAGACAACTATATCCAGCTGAAAATAGTAACAATAATGATAAAAAAGAGGGGATGAAGAATAATATAGACTCTAGTATATTATTAGCTGATGACCTTTTAAGTATTTATAGACTATTAAAAAAGATAAAAATACATGAATTTTATTCAAACATTGATTTTGGAACTAAAAATGTAAGTTTGACATCTTCTGTGTATGTATTAATAAATACTCTATATGGAAATTTATTTAATATAATTGATGCAGAAAAAATATATCTAAATGTAAATCCAAATTTTACAAAAGATTACTTTTTGGGAAATGTAAGGATACATATAAGGTCAAGAATAAAAGATTTATTTCATTTTATAATAATGGTTAATAAGGTTATGAATAAAAATAAAGGAAATTATAAGGGAGGTGATAGTAATGAGAGCAACAGGTTCGATACAAAGTCTTATGGAAACAACTCTTGA
- a CDS encoding segregation/condensation protein A: protein MKYNIQLQVYEGPLDLLYDLITKHKIDIKDISIIDITKQYLNYLKMLDKMDLEITSEFITMASKLLEIKSKYLLYKQKDEEEDPRIELMEKLEEYRKFKIASQDIKENITYINERFYRTKEEIVIDDNVDLEDISIEAIKNILPYIFKVKTSQIENTNDEKLDKIVRKKIISVEEKIVYIRNVIKEKIEVTFTNIIKSYENDEIIATFLSILELIKEKEIVVVQDIFFDDILIRKSSEC, encoded by the coding sequence ATGAAGTATAATATACAATTACAAGTTTATGAGGGACCATTAGATTTGCTGTATGACTTGATAACTAAACATAAGATAGATATAAAAGATATATCAATTATAGATATAACTAAGCAATATCTTAATTATCTAAAAATGTTAGACAAAATGGATTTAGAGATAACTAGCGAATTTATAACTATGGCATCTAAGCTTTTAGAGATAAAATCTAAATACTTACTTTACAAACAAAAGGATGAAGAAGAAGACCCAAGAATAGAACTTATGGAGAAATTAGAAGAATACAGAAAATTTAAAATAGCATCACAAGATATAAAGGAAAATATAACTTATATTAATGAAAGATTTTATAGAACTAAAGAAGAAATAGTTATTGATGATAATGTAGATTTAGAAGATATATCAATAGAGGCAATAAAAAATATACTTCCATATATATTTAAGGTTAAAACATCACAAATTGAAAATACTAATGATGAAAAATTGGATAAAATAGTGAGAAAAAAGATAATATCTGTGGAAGAAAAAATAGTGTATATAAGAAATGTCATAAAAGAGAAAATAGAAGTTACTTTTACAAATATCATAAAATCATATGAAAATGATGAAATAATTGCTACTTTTTTATCTATATTGGAGCTTATAAAAGAAAAAGAGATAGTAGTGGTACAAGATATATTTTTTGATGATATTTTAATTAGAAAAAGTTCGGAGTGTTAA
- a CDS encoding AraC family transcriptional regulator yields MKQEERTVCFDSELEIEAYRFKGIMQNFPNHFHEHYVIGFIEKGQRYLSCKNKKYTTSTGDLLLFNPFDSHTCEQIDNEVLDYRCINIKPEIMQKAILEITGKNYLPQFNQQVIFRSELVPLLQELHHIIMEEQLDFKKEEIFFFLIEQIINEYTEPVLQSNSEKINTEIQIVCDYLENNYAERIALDELSYLAKMNKYSLLRNFTKLKGITPYRYLENIRVNKAKKLLENGIEPIDAAIQTGFVDQSHFTNFFKNFIGLTPKQYQNIFINNDKNNFKEDKKEN; encoded by the coding sequence TTGAAACAAGAAGAACGCACAGTATGTTTTGATAGTGAATTAGAAATTGAAGCATATAGATTCAAAGGTATTATGCAAAATTTTCCAAACCATTTTCATGAACACTATGTGATTGGTTTTATAGAAAAAGGTCAAAGATATTTATCATGCAAAAACAAAAAGTATACCACAAGCACAGGAGATTTATTACTTTTTAATCCTTTTGATAGTCATACTTGTGAACAAATAGATAATGAAGTTCTTGATTATAGATGTATTAATATTAAACCAGAAATAATGCAAAAAGCTATATTAGAAATTACAGGGAAAAATTATTTACCTCAATTCAATCAGCAGGTAATATTTCGTAGTGAATTAGTACCTTTACTACAAGAACTACATCATATAATTATGGAAGAACAATTAGATTTTAAAAAAGAAGAAATATTCTTTTTCCTAATTGAACAAATAATCAATGAATATACAGAGCCAGTTTTACAATCTAACTCAGAAAAAATAAATACAGAAATTCAAATAGTCTGTGATTATTTAGAAAATAATTATGCTGAACGCATAGCACTTGATGAATTAAGTTATCTAGCAAAAATGAATAAGTACTCATTACTTCGTAATTTTACAAAATTAAAAGGTATTACACCCTATAGATACCTTGAAAATATAAGAGTAAATAAAGCTAAGAAACTTTTAGAAAATGGAATAGAACCTATAGATGCTGCTATACAAACAGGCTTTGTGGACCAAAGTCACTTTACAAATTTCTTTAAAAACTTTATTGGTCTTACACCTAAACAATATCAAAATATATTTATAAACAATGATAAAAATAATTTTAAAGAGGATAAAAAGGAGAATTGA
- a CDS encoding leucyl aminopeptidase gives MQIKCSKEILKSLDDAITVVTVFEDENVSTMFDKLNIVSKNFSAKENNIEIVTLLENENLIDICLVGLGKKESLDKEKLRIIGGNLCKKIKSILRNKVCKNNDINIININLDIEEIGAFSEGILLGNYKFDKYKTKSKEFEEREIENIIIFTEKEADCQIEKARILSNSTIIARNLVNEPSNIIYPKTLAIEAVRLGAEYGFNVEIYEEEKIKALGMEAFFAVSRGSVNKPRFIVMRYFGDEENSDILGLVGKGLTYDTGGYSLKSNASMLDMKTDMAGAASVIGAMCAISQSKLKKNVIAVVAACENALSGGSYKPGDIINSMARKTIEVLNTDAEGRLTLADAIYYIINNEKVTKVVDVATLTGAALTLLGNVATPVVTNNDDFYCELEKASTLSGERVWKMPLYDEFKNMVKGEEADLKNTGGKNAGCITAGAFIGEFVGSTPWIHMDIAGTSTSSKSKGYKSKGATGEPVRTLYYLAEV, from the coding sequence ATGCAGATAAAATGTTCTAAAGAAATATTAAAAAGCTTGGATGATGCTATAACTGTAGTTACTGTGTTTGAAGATGAGAATGTTTCTACAATGTTTGATAAATTAAATATTGTAAGTAAAAACTTCAGTGCTAAAGAAAATAACATAGAGATTGTGACATTGCTCGAAAATGAAAATCTAATAGACATTTGTCTAGTTGGTCTTGGTAAGAAAGAATCTTTAGATAAGGAAAAACTTAGAATCATAGGGGGCAATTTATGTAAAAAAATAAAAAGTATATTGAGAAATAAAGTATGTAAAAATAATGATATTAACATAATAAATATTAATTTAGATATAGAAGAGATAGGTGCTTTTTCAGAAGGAATATTGCTTGGAAACTATAAATTTGATAAATATAAGACAAAAAGTAAAGAATTTGAAGAAAGAGAAATAGAGAATATAATTATATTCACTGAAAAAGAAGCAGATTGTCAAATAGAAAAAGCTAGAATACTATCTAATTCAACTATAATAGCTAGAAATCTAGTTAACGAACCATCAAATATAATATACCCAAAGACATTGGCAATAGAGGCAGTTAGACTTGGGGCAGAGTATGGATTTAATGTTGAGATTTATGAAGAAGAAAAAATAAAAGCATTGGGTATGGAAGCTTTTTTTGCTGTATCAAGAGGTTCAGTTAATAAACCAAGATTTATAGTAATGAGATATTTTGGAGATGAAGAGAATTCAGATATACTAGGTCTAGTGGGCAAAGGATTGACTTATGATACTGGTGGATATTCTTTAAAATCAAATGCATCTATGCTAGATATGAAAACAGACATGGCTGGAGCTGCAAGTGTAATAGGAGCTATGTGTGCCATATCTCAGAGTAAATTAAAGAAAAATGTTATAGCAGTAGTAGCTGCATGTGAAAATGCTTTATCGGGAGGTTCATATAAGCCAGGAGATATAATTAACTCTATGGCAAGAAAAACTATCGAAGTTTTAAATACAGATGCAGAAGGTAGACTTACATTAGCCGATGCAATATATTACATTATTAATAATGAAAAAGTAACAAAAGTTGTTGATGTAGCAACATTGACTGGTGCAGCTTTAACATTATTAGGTAATGTTGCAACTCCTGTAGTAACAAATAATGATGATTTTTATTGTGAATTGGAAAAAGCATCTACTTTATCTGGAGAAAGAGTTTGGAAGATGCCTCTTTATGATGAGTTTAAAAATATGGTAAAGGGAGAAGAAGCAGACCTTAAAAATACTGGAGGTAAAAATGCTGGATGCATAACAGCAGGAGCCTTTATTGGAGAATTTGTTGGCAGTACTCCATGGATACATATGGATATAGCAGGTACAAGTACATCATCAAAATCAAAGGGATATAAATCAAAAGGAGCGACAGGAGAGCCTGTTAGGACATTGTATTATTTAGCAGAGGTATAA
- a CDS encoding spore protein: MDNISKQNARKALKQTKMEIAGEYGMNYEDAFEIIENASNKGVLEGYFKKLEKKKNLGQGISRHLE; this comes from the coding sequence ATGGATAATATTTCAAAACAAAATGCTAGAAAAGCTTTAAAACAAACTAAGATGGAAATAGCAGGAGAATATGGAATGAATTATGAAGATGCCTTTGAAATAATAGAAAATGCATCGAATAAAGGTGTTTTAGAAGGTTATTTTAAAAAGCTTGAAAAGAAAAAAAATTTGGGTCAAGGTATATCTAGGCATTTAGAATAA
- a CDS encoding site-2 protease family protein encodes MLSMNIGEIVASLVGIAMAISIHEFGHAYSAHLLGDDTAKAYGRMTLNPVRHVDPIGLLAMFILRIGWAKPVPVNPNNFKNYKIGNLIVSLAGVFCNVLTAIVCVIINKYVHMYAINTIAEYVFLYSMGFAAFNLLPIPPLDGWGVISTLVPYKWNEYVYKFENMSYIILLIALFTGIYQIILTPIYTVLLRIVYLFV; translated from the coding sequence ATGTTAAGTATGAATATAGGAGAAATCGTAGCAAGTTTGGTTGGTATAGCCATGGCAATATCAATACATGAGTTTGGTCATGCATACTCGGCACATTTATTAGGTGATGATACAGCTAAGGCTTATGGAAGAATGACATTAAATCCTGTAAGACATGTCGACCCAATTGGTCTTTTGGCTATGTTTATTCTTAGAATAGGATGGGCAAAGCCAGTCCCAGTAAATCCTAATAATTTTAAAAATTACAAGATAGGCAATTTGATAGTTTCACTTGCAGGTGTTTTCTGTAATGTTCTGACCGCTATAGTCTGTGTCATTATAAATAAATATGTGCACATGTATGCGATAAATACAATAGCTGAATATGTATTCTTATATAGTATGGGATTTGCAGCTTTTAATTTACTGCCTATACCTCCACTTGATGGATGGGGAGTTATATCTACACTTGTTCCATATAAATGGAATGAATATGTATATAAATTTGAAAATATGAGTTATATAATTTTGTTGATTGCTTTATTTACAGGGATATATCAAATAATATTAACACCAATATATACAGTATTACTAAGAATAGTATATTTATTTGTTTAA
- the scpB gene encoding SMC-Scp complex subunit ScpB — translation MKREDIKCIIESIMFAYGDPISIKELNYIINKELSSKEIEIMLNLLIDEYREKNRGIQIIKLENKYQMCTNEDYAEYIKKIIEPKKKKSLSQATLETLTIIAYKQPITKVEIEDIRGVKCDKVLQTLFENQLIREAGRLNKIGKPIIYKTTDEFLKLLNIESLEELPAIETYQEALTNE, via the coding sequence ATGAAAAGAGAAGATATAAAGTGTATTATAGAATCTATTATGTTTGCATATGGTGACCCAATAAGTATAAAAGAATTAAATTATATAATAAATAAAGAACTTTCATCAAAAGAGATAGAGATTATGTTAAATTTACTTATTGATGAATATAGAGAAAAAAATAGAGGTATTCAAATAATCAAATTGGAAAACAAATATCAAATGTGTACAAATGAAGATTATGCAGAATATATAAAAAAAATTATTGAACCAAAGAAAAAGAAAAGTTTGAGTCAAGCTACACTAGAGACTCTTACTATAATTGCATATAAACAACCAATAACGAAGGTAGAGATAGAAGATATAAGGGGAGTAAAATGTGATAAGGTGCTACAAACTCTATTTGAAAATCAACTTATAAGAGAGGCTGGTAGACTTAATAAAATAGGAAAACCTATAATTTATAAGACAACAGATGAATTTTTAAAGTTGCTAAATATAGAAAGTCTTGAAGAGTTGCCTGCTATAGAAACTTATCAAGAAGCATTAACAAATGAATAA
- a CDS encoding YwaF family protein — translation MFKIFLFSSEQFVSLFIFGLFLYHCPKLTKNILPYSYTVEKILCTLMVIVVALEQILIISSGNYSTLNSLPIGISHICIYICIAILVFKQYHFFNIFFSWSLVCSVGELIFSKNLGYEFPSFIYFLFIFSKCLIIYANIYMVDVRKFKVNRHAFRDNFGICLIYFSFIFLLNTFTDSQYYYSFLSYNTTTIFIFIFATSIVYILPLLSNIDTFILEKKKKSK, via the coding sequence ATGTTTAAAATTTTTCTTTTTTCTAGTGAACAGTTTGTAAGTCTTTTTATATTCGGATTATTTCTATATCATTGTCCAAAGCTAACAAAAAATATTTTACCCTATAGTTACACAGTTGAAAAAATACTTTGTACCTTAATGGTAATAGTCGTTGCTTTAGAACAAATTTTAATTATTTCTTCAGGGAATTATAGCACCTTGAATTCCTTACCAATTGGAATTAGCCATATTTGTATCTACATATGTATAGCTATATTAGTTTTTAAACAGTATCATTTTTTTAACATATTTTTTTCTTGGAGTTTAGTTTGTTCTGTTGGAGAACTTATTTTTTCTAAAAACTTAGGATACGAATTTCCTAGCTTCATATATTTTCTATTTATCTTCTCTAAATGTTTGATAATATATGCAAATATTTATATGGTTGATGTAAGAAAATTTAAAGTTAACAGACATGCATTTAGAGATAATTTTGGAATTTGTCTTATTTATTTTTCATTTATATTTTTACTAAATACATTTACTGATTCACAATATTACTATAGCTTTTTAAGTTACAATACAACTACCATTTTCATATTTATTTTTGCTACTAGCATTGTGTACATACTTCCTCTTTTATCCAATATAGATACCTTTATCCTTGAAAAAAAGAAAAAGAGTAAATAA